The following proteins come from a genomic window of Diorhabda carinulata isolate Delta chromosome X, icDioCari1.1, whole genome shotgun sequence:
- the LOC130902268 gene encoding hematopoietic prostaglandin D synthase-like, with product MAPNYKLIYFDNTGKAEAIRMIFAYAGIPFQDERILRAEWDKFKSTTPLGQLPVLEIDGRKMTQSTPISRYLANLANLAGKTNEENYEIDAAAEILYDLLRGAYESSHLELNEERRNIMRIKFESMCSMALPHLETNAKKNGGYIAIKSVSWADFVFITAYENIRSLLNGKDIFASYPNLLKVKENVMKIPSIKNYIKKRPRISATRPWFVYDLRDEL from the exons ATGGCACCAAATtacaaattgatttatttcgacAATACAGGCAAGGCGGAAGCTATTAGAATGATCTTTGCTTATGCAGGAATCCCATTCCAAGATGAAAGAATTTTACGTGCAGAATGGGATAAGTTTAAATCGA CGACACCTTTGGGACAACTTCCTGTTTTGGAAATAGATGGTAGGAAAATGACGCAGTCAACGCCAATAAGCAGATATCTAGCAAACCTCGCAAACCTTGCAGgaaaaacaaatgaagaaaattatgagATTGATGCCGCTGCTGAAATTCTTTACGATTTATTAAGAG GTGCGTACGAATCCTCACATCTCGAATTAAACGAGGAACGAAGAAATATTATGAGAATAAAATTCGAGAGCATGTGTTCTATGGCTTTACCACATCTTGAAACAAATGCAAAGAAAAATGGTGGTTACATCGCTATAAAGAGT gtTTCCTGGGCggattttgttttcattactgcatatgaaaatataagaagTTTGCTTAATGGAAAGGATATTTTTGCTAGTTATCCAAATCTTCTGAAAGTGAAagaaaatgttatgaaaataccAAGTATAAAGAATTATATCAAGAAGAGACCAAGAATAAGTGCGACGAGGCCATGGTTTGTTTATGATTTGAGAGATGAATTGTGA